TCGGTCCTGGCCACGCTGACCGCTGCGTGGGGCGTACAGGCCGATGTGGCCGGCGTTATCACGCGAGCGCTGTTGCTTGGTGCGGTTGTTCGGTGGATCGAACTTCTTCTCAGTGCCGATGTACTCTGGAGCTGGTGCGGTGTCGGGGGTGTACCAAAGCTTGGGACGGTAGCCCTCAAACTCCTCCATGATGGATGAGTTGCGGAACTTCTCGACAAGGCAGTCATAGCCCTGGACGGTGGCGTATGACAACTGCACGCGCTTCTCCGGATGGTGGCCCGGCTCCCACTCTTGGCCCATCCAGGCGTCGAGGAAATTGCCAATGTAGCGTGACTCGGTGAAATTGACAAAGCCATAGCCGACGTTGTACGAATTTCCGAAGTCGATGCGGAGGTATGAGAAGTCGTACATTCCGAAGGTGTACTTGTCAAGCATCTGCTTCCACTCGGTGACGCCCCACTTGTTGGGGAGGTTGCGAAGCATGACGGTGGTGCGGACGTCCATGCCGTTGTTGATGCGGTCGACGCGGACACACTGAGGCTCTGTCTCGGTGTTGGCGTAGCGTGGACCGGTGGCAGTGTTGGCCGACCATGACTGTGCACGTGGCTGGTAGGTCGGGTCGTAGTGGTATGGAGTGAATGGCATGGGCTCAGACATCCAGCGGTCACGTGAGACTAGAGTGATCTGGTCGCTTGGCGCGTTCAGGACCTTTGCGACGGTGTTGGCTGGCGCGCAGATGACCTTGTTGCCATCGGGCATGACCTTCCAAGTCGTGCGGCCGGATGGAGAGGTGTAGGTGCCGGCGTTGGAGGCCGTTCCAACCTGCTTGTGTGGGGTGTATGGGACAAAGTCTCCGTTGGCATACTTGGTCAACGAGCCCCATGGCTTGGCACGAATGGTCCACTCCTGCAAAGATGTCAGTGCATATTCTGTCAGGTGACATGGGCATTGTCTTACCTCGTGGTTGACCGGGCTGTTGGTCACTGCTCGGAGAGCTTCGCGAGCGGCAGTGATCTTCGAGTACTCGACGCGGAACTTGACGCTGTTGGCTCCGTGGGAAGAGACATCGGACATGGCGATGACGTGACCAAAGTCACAGGCGAGCTTGTACACCACATCCTTGATGTTAGGCATGTTGACGTTGCTCAGAACGTCGTCGAAGGTGGCCTCGAAGCACACCTGGCCGTCGTATCTGCCAATCTCGGCCTGATCGCCATCGGGAGCAGCAGCATACTCGTCGTGGAGGACGTGAGATGGAGCCCAACGATCGTTGGCGACGACAGACATGTCGTCGAACGCCGCATTCGCGTCGCTCAGGTCATCGAAGCAGAAGTAGAGCGTCACGTACTTCTTGCTTGGGTCGGCGTGGTCAGATCTCTGGCCAAGCAACTTGGTCTGCCAGTGATACTGCGACGATGTCAGCGAGATCAAGATACCCGAGAGTGTAGGAGGACTTACATCGCTGTCCAAGGTGTCCATGAGCTTGGCGAAGGTGGCCTGCTCAACCTTGACGACCTTGACGAAGTGACTGCCGTAGACGGCCACGGTGTCGCTCGTGAAACGGACGACAGGCTCAACTTGCTCGGGAGTGGTCTCGCGGGGCGATTCGTCGCCAACGGCCTTTTGGTTGAAGCCATCGACGTAGCTGTCCCGCTTAGGGGTGCTCTCCACGATGGTGGGACCGTCTGGCTGGCTGTCACGTGCCAGCATGGAGACTGGAGACGGCTTGGACTTGGAGACTTGGGCAAGAGGACCACTGGAGTAAGAAGACTGGCCACCTGGCATGAATGGAGTTGCGGCTGAGTGCATGCCAACTGCTTGCGAGTGGGTGGATGTGCGGGTGAAGCCCTTAGAGCTGCCCTCTTGGGTGACGGCTGGTGAGCCTGCCGAAATGGATCTGGAGAGCGTCAGTGAGCTGCGACACCAAAAGAATTTAAAGGCGTGCAACTTACGCGTTGCCGTTGCTGAGAGACAGCTGGCGAATGTTGTCAGTAAGCAATACACCGCCGTCGCTGCCCTTGCTGGAGACGGCTGGGTAGGTGACGCTGTTGTTGGCCTTCATCTTCTGGCCGGCGGGAGTAGCAACACGCGACATGATTGCTGCGGTGAGCTGGTGAATGAGCGGTTGACTGTACTGAGGCTGGTGATGGGTAAGACGACCAAGCTGTCAATAATTGTCGGTGCCAGCTGTGACCTGCTTGCTGGCGGGTATCAATTCAGCAACCCAAGGCGCTGCTGGTCCAAAGAGACCTGGGAAAGCAGAGGGAGTGATGCTCAAAGAACGCTGTGATGTGGTAGAAGAATGAATGAGGGTGTACAGCGTTGGTGTGCCAATGCAAGACCAAATTGTCGTGCGTGCTGAGAAAAAGGTCGGTGGTGGAAGGAAGAGAAATAGAAAGGAAGCTGATGGGAAGGAAAGAAACAAGCAGTCGCTCCACGTGCTGGGCGATAGTGGGTCAGCCTGGCAGAGCAACTGCCCCCACTGCTCCCCAGGCCAATGGCAGGCGCAAGAATCAGCTTTCACAGCAACGAGCTGCGCACTGTGGGGCCATACTCAGCAGCAACCTTTCCATGACCTTCGAAGGCTCCGACATGTCGGGTGAGAAATGCAACGATAGTGGTCATCGTCAGGCTGGATAGTGGTCCCTCCCCTGATGGTGCTGCAATTTCCCTGGTCCT
Above is a window of Fulvia fulva chromosome 6, complete sequence DNA encoding:
- a CDS encoding Meiosis protein mei2 codes for the protein MSRVATPAGQKMKANNSVTYPAVSSKGSDGGVLLTDNIRQLSLSNGNASISAGSPAVTQEGSSKGFTRTSTHSQAVGMHSAATPFMPGGQSSYSSGPLAQVSKSKPSPVSMLARDSQPDGPTIVESTPKRDSYVDGFNQKAVGDESPRETTPEQVEPVVRFTSDTVAVYGSHFVKVVKVEQATFAKLMDTLDSDYHWQTKLLGQRSDHADPSKKYVTLYFCFDDLSDANAAFDDMSVVANDRWAPSHVLHDEYAAAPDGDQAEIGRYDGQVCFEATFDDVLSNVNMPNIKDVVYKLACDFGHVIAMSDVSSHGANSVKFRVEYSKITAAREALRAVTNSPVNHEEWTIRAKPWGSLTKYANGDFVPYTPHKQVGTASNAGTYTSPSGRTTWKVMPDGNKVICAPANTVAKVLNAPSDQITLVSRDRWMSEPMPFTPYHYDPTYQPRAQSWSANTATGPRYANTETEPQCVRVDRINNGMDVRTTVMLRNLPNKWGVTEWKQMLDKYTFGMYDFSYLRIDFGNSYNVGYGFVNFTESRYIGNFLDAWMGQEWEPGHHPEKRVQLSYATVQGYDCLVEKFRNSSIMEEFEGYRPKLWYTPDTAPAPEYIGTEKKFDPPNNRTKQQRSRDNAGHIGLYAPRSGQRGQDRARRSNFDRGTPRQLQEDAAWHAHQGLFNPAFGFQQGGQYITGGPGPVGAPPAMYPPAMYAQNAAFAPYGMSYPYAPQQYGGPTFMPAPGAYGPGYGNGGFAGYGPRNPANMSRTISRGRLAGGRPQNVTLSRDYEVPRAFNGGDQYAGPAQSANGGNGYQYAGQY